The nucleotide window ATTTTTGCATGTATAGCTATATGAGAAGGGATCAATATTCTGTTTGGAAGAGCTCTCTACAAATTGCTGAAATATGTTTCAGGACACACCCGCAGTATCCTATTTCCTTATATATTGGACAAACTATCCTAATCCTTAAATATTCTATAACTAATCCCATGTTGGAATGTCTAAACAAATAGCAATTCAAGGCGTCAGGGTCCCCGCATTTGCGATAGGCATTCTACTGGTAATACTTGCATTTGGCATGTTCATAGTAGGATACGATCAAGGACATTTGTTCAGCGTTGCAATGGGTGAGCAAGCATTTGAAGATCTGTATCTGCATGAACTGTTCCATGACATGCGTCATGCAGCTGGCTTCCCTTGCCACTAGAGCGTGTTATGATTGAGGATAGCAGTTTTTATTGGTACAGCTTTACTTGCCGGAGTAATTAGTGGGCTTATTCATGGCGGCATCAATCTTGTTGTTACGGAACCTTTCATTGATCAAGCAATAGACCTTGAGATAAAGAACGCTATAGCACAAGGCGAAGACGTTGGCTCACCGGAAGAGATCGCTCAATATAGAACATGGCAGAAGGGCGGGCAGGTACTTGCAGGAAGCATATTGGGACTCTCCCTAGGTTCATTATTCGCATTAGTGTATGCATTCTCATGGTCTTCATTGCGAGGCTCAGATGGTGTGAAGAAAGGATTGTTCCTGGCAGCAATAATGTGGTTCACACTGTTCATGGTACCATTTCTAAAATATCCAGCCAATCCTCCGGCAGTTGGGAACCCTGAAACAATTTACTACCGACAATCTATATACTTGGTCTTCATAGCAGTTTCTGGTTTGGGAGCATTAGCATTGGCACTCCTGTACAAGACGTTGGATAACATGAAGCGCAGGAACATCATCATACCGGTATTATACGCAGCTTACATCATAGCAGTATTCATCATAATGCCTCCAAACCCGGATCAGATAGGGGCTCCGATGGAACTTGTCAACAACTTCCGTATTGCAAGCGCCCTAACCACAACCATCTTTTGGTTTGTGTTGGGAGCAATATTCGGAGCGTCCTGGGACAGATTCAAACCTCACGTAAGAGTTACGAACAAGCTGTAATTCCATATAACTCGATCATAAAGATTTTATAATATGAATTGCGGTTTACGTTGCGGGTCAGGGCAAAGTGGTTGTAGAAAACAAGGGAATTATTTCATACATACGTGTACTAAAGGAAGACTTGGCGATCTTTAGAATTAAACCCACTAATGGAGTCGTACCAGATTTCAAGGCTGGACAATTCATAACTTTGGGCTTGCCGGTCAAGAACGAAGGTGGAAAAATAATTAGGAGAGCTTATTCTATTGCATCTCCGCCAGAGCAGAAAAAACATTTTGAGTTATACATTCGCTGGGTAAAGAAACCAGTTCCAGGAAGATTGACTACAGAACTTTTTGAAAGAAAGGAAGGAGATGAAATTGCATGGCTAAAGCCGACAGGCCCTTTTGGACTTGTTGACAAGAGACCTGATGGCTCACCTGATACGAGGCGTATAGTCATGGTTGGAGGGGGCACAGGTCTTGCTCCGTTCATCAGTTTTACATTGCATCTAAAGGCAACCAATGATAGGAGAGAGATCGTTGTTTTACATGGTGCAAGCTATGTTGATGAGTTGGGCTACAGGGAACTGCTTACAGATCTGGAAGATGAGAGTATTGATAGAGGGCGTGATAAATGGAACTTCAGGTATAGAGCTAGCATAAGCAGGCCTGATGAATATCTAAACAGATCTTGGGGAGGGCAGAAGGGAAGGGTAGAAACATTTCTTAAACCTAACAGCTCGGGTAAATCTCCCTTGGAAGAATTGGTTGGCGAAAAGATCACAACAGAAAATACAATGTTCTATGTTTGTGGTTGGCAGGGAACTGTTGATGGCGTGATGAACTACCTAACCCCGATGGGATTTGTAGAGGAGAGGAAGAAGAGACCGGATGGCACATTTGACATACGATACGAGTCCTATGGTTGAGTAAGTAGAGTTTTATTTTGGAAGTTCATGATTGTGCTATGCCAAAAGCCTATGTGCTAGTAAATGTGGATGCAGGGTCAGACGAAGAAGTCTTCAAAGCCATTCAAAATATCTCAGGAATTATCGAATCTCATATAGTTCTCGGCGCTGCGGATTTGATAGTTGAAATTGACGCTGGAGATCCAGAAGTTGTGCGACAGATCATATATGAGAAGATAAGGAAAATACCACAGGTACGATCAACGCAGACGATGACTGTGGTAAGGTAAATCAATACAAAAAAGAAAATAGGTCAGCAACCAAACATCTTAGCCCACGCTTCGGTACCGAACTCGCTTACGTTGCAGAAACTCGTAAGTATAATAGCATGCCCTGCAGAGAGCAATTCAGCATTGAGCAATGTACCATCACAGTAAACCACAGCAACCATTCTGCCATACCTGTCATACATTTGCTTGTCATCCTGATCAACCAATACAGTTGAACCTAACGGACATAATGCAGATGTAAAGTTTCTAGCTTCAGAATATCCTGGTTCGCCCCGTTCAGGCGTATTAACTAATGCAAGCCTTATCCGCTTACCGTCAACATCTACTGTATCACCATCAACTATCCTTGTAACAATGCCCTCAAAGCACAAAGCAGCACCCTTGCACGGGTATGAAATATTAGAGGAAAATGTAATAGCGTTGTAAGTGTAGGATAGGGGTACAGGATCCTCAATATTGCTCCATACGAAGATCTGTATTGTGTATGCATCTTGTATTTCAACTAATAATGGCAGTTGCATCACATGCATTTCCATAGGTCGCAACTCTACATCAACCCATGAAATATCAACCGTATAGCCATTGAAGTCCTTTACCTGAACTATATACAAAAAATTCCGCTGTAAATCACTGTTGTTTGTAACTAGTGCTTGTATCATCACTTTCCCAGAACTTGCAGTAAGCGCAACATCTGTTACGGTTACAGGTTCAAAGGCATGAACGTATGGAAATACCACTGCCAATAACGTCACTAACACATATGATTTTTTCACAAGAATGATAGGCATCAATTGTACTTATACGTGCTGCTGAAAGGTATCATAGCAATTTACATTTTTTTATATAAAGCTCAAGTTGAATAGATGTCGCAGAATGTAAAGCTAAACAATTTGCTATTAACTCTCGAGGCTTAAATAACGGCTACATAGAATACAATCCGAAACGACTTTGGGGGCGTATGTCAGCTTGGCAGACTGCCAGCCTCGGGAACATCGGGAACGCTGGAGGTCGCCGGTTCAAATCCGGCCGCCCCCATTTATCCTCGCTTTATCTCCTCAAAAATTTGTTCAACTATGTCATAACCGCCATCAAGTATTCGTTCTAGCTGCGTATCAAGGTACTTGGCCGCTTCTTCAGGACTGAAAACCAAATTTTTCTTTGCCACTCCTAGCGCCAGAACGTATAGAGCTGAATTGGCACGTTTTGGGAAGTTAGTGCTCCTAAGGTTGTTCTTCTCTATAAACTTACCAATATGCTCCAAAACCAATGAATAGGCTTCATTCCTCCATTCCTCAGAAAAATCCTTCTCCAGCATTTCAAACGCTTCTGCTTCCATACCACTCTTACTGAGGTAATACAGTGGAGAGATATAACCTTTCCATACCTCATGCATTTTTGAAACTTTTTATAAGTGAGGAAGGCTTTCGTTGGAAGAATGCAGTTCAAGGAGTTCAACTATGTATGGTTTGATGGCAGCATAATAGAGTGGAACAACGCAAAGGTGCCGGTAATGACCCATGCTATCCACTATGGCACCAGTGTTATAGAGGGCATAAGGGCATATGCTGCAAAGGACAACCTGTATATATTCAGACTGAGCGATCATATGAAGAGGTTACACAGGTCTGCTAATGTTTATTCAATAGGCATGAGATACAGTGTTGAAGAACTTGTCAAGGCAACTGTTGAAATCATAAGGAAGAACGAGATCAGAAGTTCATGTTATATTAGACCAATCGCATTTGTGGGTTTCCATGGCATCGATCTTTCTGTTTCCGAAAAATCACCATCCCATATGGCAATACTGTTATTCACGTTTGACCAGTACCTAAATACAAAGGGAATAAGGGTATGTATATCGTCATGGAGGCGCATAAATGACCTATCAACCCCACCACTGGCCAAGGCAGGCGGTAACTACCTTAATTCAGTTCTAGCAACGCAGGAATGCAAGAGGAATGGTTACGATGAAGCGATCATGCTTGACAACTATGGAATGGTAAGTGAAGCCCCAGGAGAAAATGTGTTTATAGTTAGGGATGGTACAATCTACACGCCACCTATATCATCTTCAGTGTTGGAAGGAATAACCAGAGACACAGCAATTCGCATAGCTAAAGACCTTGATTATGAATTGGTGGAGCGCCAAATCCCCAGAACAGAGCTTTACATAAGCGATGAAATATTTCTTACTGGAACCGCGGCTGAAGTTACTCCTGTCATTAGTGTTGATGGTCATACCGTAGGTGACGGTGTGGAAGGTCCTATATCAAAAAGCATCAGGGAAACCTACTCCAAGGTCGTGCGGGCCGATATCAAGGAATACATGGACTGGCTTGTACCAGTCTGGTAATTATGACAAAGATAGCGGTTGTAGGAGTTGGAGGGTGGGGCAAGAACCATGTTAGAGTCTTGTCAGAACTGGAATCCTTGTGTGCAGTTTGCGATATCGATGCAGAAAAGGCGAAAACTTTTGCAGACAGGTACAAGGTAAATTCATACACATCTATAAATGAAATGCTAGAGAATGAGAAGCTTGATGGTGCGATAGTAAGCACTCCTACCACCACTCATTTAGCTGTAGCAAAACAGCTCATGGAGCACCACATCAATGTTCTTGTTGAAAAGCCAATGGCTCCCTCATCTCTGGAATGCGAACAGATGCGCACAATAGCCAAGCGCAATAACGTCCTATTAACCACTGGATACATAGAGCGTTTCAACCCTGCGGTCAATGATGTAAAGAACATAATTGCCGATAAAAGGTACGGGGAAGTGCTTATGCTCGAGTTTCATAGGGAGAACAGAATGCCATCGAACATTCAGGATGTAGGAATAATATACGATACCTCTGTGCATGATATCGATACTGCTATTTACCTGTTTGACAGCAAACCGCATATTGTCTTTGCAAGGGCCGGCAGTAGCAAGGGTGCACATGAAGACTTTGCTGCCATAATTCTCGGCTTTAAAGACCATAAGATAGCGTTCATTGCATCAAACTGGGTAACACCCAAGAAGGTAAGGCAGTTCATTGTTGTTTGCACGGATGCTATTATAACCGGTGATTTCATAAAGCAAGAAATAAGGATTGACCAAGGAGAAGATACTGTGATCCCAAGAAGGGAGTTTCAGGAGCCGCTAATACTGGAGCTAAAGAACTTCATCGATGCTGTAAATGGTAAGACCAAATCATTGATTAGCATGGATGACGCTATTAACACTACAAGAGTTGCTGAAGCAGCGCTACTTTCAAGTAGAACTGGAGCACCTATCTTCCTTGATCTGAAATGAAGAAACATATGATCGATATACTTGCATGTCCTATAGACAAGCATCACCCTCTCGAGCTCTATGCGATTGATACTGATAACGATGAAATCGTTAACGGCGTTATCTTTTGCAGCAAATGTTCACGTTTCTATCCTATAATAGACGAGATCCCAGTCATGTTGCCAGATGAGTTAAGGAATAAAGCCAATGATATTAGATTTCTTGAACAATGGAAGGACAAGCTACCAAGTAAGATAATTAATGAG belongs to Nitrososphaerales archaeon and includes:
- a CDS encoding branched-chain amino acid transaminase yields the protein MQFKEFNYVWFDGSIIEWNNAKVPVMTHAIHYGTSVIEGIRAYAAKDNLYIFRLSDHMKRLHRSANVYSIGMRYSVEELVKATVEIIRKNEIRSSCYIRPIAFVGFHGIDLSVSEKSPSHMAILLFTFDQYLNTKGIRVCISSWRRINDLSTPPLAKAGGNYLNSVLATQECKRNGYDEAIMLDNYGMVSEAPGENVFIVRDGTIYTPPISSSVLEGITRDTAIRIAKDLDYELVERQIPRTELYISDEIFLTGTAAEVTPVISVDGHTVGDGVEGPISKSIRETYSKVVRADIKEYMDWLVPVW
- a CDS encoding CbtA family protein, giving the protein MRIAVFIGTALLAGVISGLIHGGINLVVTEPFIDQAIDLEIKNAIAQGEDVGSPEEIAQYRTWQKGGQVLAGSILGLSLGSLFALVYAFSWSSLRGSDGVKKGLFLAAIMWFTLFMVPFLKYPANPPAVGNPETIYYRQSIYLVFIAVSGLGALALALLYKTLDNMKRRNIIIPVLYAAYIIAVFIIMPPNPDQIGAPMELVNNFRIASALTTTIFWFVLGAIFGASWDRFKPHVRVTNKL
- a CDS encoding CbtB-domain containing protein, giving the protein MSKQIAIQGVRVPAFAIGILLVILAFGMFIVGYDQGHLFSVAMGEQAFEDLYLHELFHDMRHAAGFPCH
- a CDS encoding ferredoxin--NADP reductase, with product MVVENKGIISYIRVLKEDLAIFRIKPTNGVVPDFKAGQFITLGLPVKNEGGKIIRRAYSIASPPEQKKHFELYIRWVKKPVPGRLTTELFERKEGDEIAWLKPTGPFGLVDKRPDGSPDTRRIVMVGGGTGLAPFISFTLHLKATNDRREIVVLHGASYVDELGYRELLTDLEDESIDRGRDKWNFRYRASISRPDEYLNRSWGGQKGRVETFLKPNSSGKSPLEELVGEKITTENTMFYVCGWQGTVDGVMNYLTPMGFVEERKKRPDGTFDIRYESYG
- a CDS encoding Trm112 family protein gives rise to the protein MKKHMIDILACPIDKHHPLELYAIDTDNDEIVNGVIFCSKCSRFYPIIDEIPVMLPDELRNKANDIRFLEQWKDKLPSKIINESKPWHLE
- a CDS encoding Lrp/AsnC ligand binding domain-containing protein, giving the protein MPKAYVLVNVDAGSDEEVFKAIQNISGIIESHIVLGAADLIVEIDAGDPEVVRQIIYEKIRKIPQVRSTQTMTVVR
- a CDS encoding Gfo/Idh/MocA family oxidoreductase gives rise to the protein MTKIAVVGVGGWGKNHVRVLSELESLCAVCDIDAEKAKTFADRYKVNSYTSINEMLENEKLDGAIVSTPTTTHLAVAKQLMEHHINVLVEKPMAPSSLECEQMRTIAKRNNVLLTTGYIERFNPAVNDVKNIIADKRYGEVLMLEFHRENRMPSNIQDVGIIYDTSVHDIDTAIYLFDSKPHIVFARAGSSKGAHEDFAAIILGFKDHKIAFIASNWVTPKKVRQFIVVCTDAIITGDFIKQEIRIDQGEDTVIPRREFQEPLILELKNFIDAVNGKTKSLISMDDAINTTRVAEAALLSSRTGAPIFLDLK
- a CDS encoding thermonuclease family protein; this encodes MKKSYVLVTLLAVVFPYVHAFEPVTVTDVALTASSGKVMIQALVTNNSDLQRNFLYIVQVKDFNGYTVDISWVDVELRPMEMHVMQLPLLVEIQDAYTIQIFVWSNIEDPVPLSYTYNAITFSSNISYPCKGAALCFEGIVTRIVDGDTVDVDGKRIRLALVNTPERGEPGYSEARNFTSALCPLGSTVLVDQDDKQMYDRYGRMVAVVYCDGTLLNAELLSAGHAIILTSFCNVSEFGTEAWAKMFGC